The Oncorhynchus tshawytscha isolate Ot180627B linkage group LG18, Otsh_v2.0, whole genome shotgun sequence genome has a window encoding:
- the LOC112261904 gene encoding CAD protein-like isoform X3 → MATLILEDGTTFKGRLFGANASVSGEVVFQTGMVGYPEALTDPSYMCQILTLTYPLQGNYGIPQDEESDFGLSKWFESSKIHAAALIVGEVSQNPSHWSSAMSLDQWLKEQGIPGLEGVDTRRLTKKIREKGTMLGKLVVDGTPEANVPFDNPDQRNLVKEVSMKEPRVFNPSGAVRITAVDCGIKYNQIRCLCQRGACVTVVPWDHPLDSTDFDGLFISNGPGDPQFCTETIDNVRKVVCVDNPKPVFGICLGNQLLSLAIGAKTYKMKYGNRGHNQPCIHKGTDRCFITSQNHGFAVDPLTLPQGWDVLFTNANDQTSEGIVHNTKHIFSVQFHPEHMAGPTDLVSLFDVFLDTVRDHKEGKSGKPVKQRLTEHLTYPGSTNPEEFVRPRKVLILGSGGLSIGQAGEFDYSGSQAIKALKEENIQTVLINPNIATVQTSKGLADKVYFLPLTPEYVTQVIKNERPDGVLLTFGGQTALNCGVQLTKRGVLKKYAVRVLGTPVASIEMTEDRKIFVEKMEEINEHVAPSEAAVSVEQAVAAAERIGYPVLVRSAFALGGLGSGFANNREELTSLVTSAFAHTSQVLVDKSLKGWKEIEYEVVRDAYDNCITVCNMENIDPLGIHTGESIVVAPSQTLNDYEYNMLRNTAIKVIRHLGIIGECNIQYALNPESEQYYIIEVNARLSRSSALASKATGYPLAYVAAKLGLGIPLPVLKNSVTNQTTANFEPSLDYCVVKVPRWDLSKFLRVSTKIGSSMKSVGEVMAIGRSFEEAFQKALRMVDENCVGFDHTIKPVSDEELQTPTDKRIFVLAAALRAGYTVDRLYDLTKIDRWFLHKMKNITDHEKVLESYNQDESAMPLEVMRKAKQLGFSDKQIALAVQSTELAVRKMRRDWSILPVVKQIDTVAAEWPAHTNYLYLTYNGTENDLGFGDPHVIVIGSGVYRIGSSVEFDWCAVGCIMELRKMGYKTIMVNYNPETVSTDYDMCDRLYFDEISFEVVMDIYEMENPEGVILSMGGQLPNNIAMSLHRQQCRILGTSPEFIDSAENRFKFSRMLDTIGISQPLWKELTEIESAMKFCETAGYPCLVRPSYVLSGAAMNVAYTDSDLEKYLSSAVAVSKEYPVVISKFIQEAKEIDVDAVACDGVVMAIAVSEHVENAGVHSGDATLVTPPQDINQKTMERIKMIVHAIGQELQVTGPFNLQLIAKDDQLKVIECNVRVSRSFPFVSKTLGVDLVALATRVIMGEKMEPVGLMKGVGIVGVKVPQFSFSRLAGADVVLGVEMTSTGEVACFGENRYEAYLKAMLSTGFKIPKKNILLSIGSYKNKSELLPTVQALESLGYDLYASLGTADFYTEHGVKVMAVDWPFGEEESDCPNKDKQRNILEYLEDHHFDMVINLSMRNSGGRRLSSFVTKGYRTRRMAIDYSVPLIIDIKCTKLFVQALRLVGGFPPVKTHVDCMTSQKLIRLPGLIDVHVHLREPGATHKEDFSSGTAAALAGGVTMVCAMPNTAPAIIDPSSFAMVQKLAKAGCRCDYALYVGAASDNSTILPSIANSAAGLKMYLNDTYSTLKMDNVSMWMEHFEKWPKHLPIVAHAEKQTVAAVLMVAQLYQRAVHICHVAKKEEILIIRAAKQKGIQVTCEVAPHHLFLCEENVVGIGDGRAQVRPMLGTREDMEALWEHLDIIDCFATDHAPHSVEEKNSEKPPPGYPGLETMLPLLLTAVSDGRLTIDDIIKRLYDNPRKIFSLPAQDNTYVEVDLEQEWVIPEHMQFTKSKWTPFEGMKVKGKVRRVVLRGEVAYIDGQVLVPPGYGEDVKTWPAPIPLLQPLEPVKEVPKTPEHPRLTPPCEGIRTCAQSPRRPTGDGRYMLPPRVHRSSDPGMPPAAEDSRARPLRRAFEEGFREEMAPAAGDGYSHPPPLARILSPRAEAAAGQPLAHLQTSPVLHPLVGQHVLSVRQFSKEQISHMFNVAHTLRLMVQKERSLDILKGKVMASMFYEVSTRTSSSFAAAMQRLGGSVVHFCEATSSSQKGESLADSVQTMSCYADVLVLRHPTPGAVESAARHCRKPVINAGDGVGEHPTQALLDVFTIREELGTVNGMTITMVGDLKHGRTVHSLARLLTQYRITLRYVAPKNLHMPAEIIDFVASKGIKQEEFESIEEALPDTDVLYMTRIQKERFSSEEEYKACFGQFILSPHIMTGAKKKMVVMHPLPRVNEISAEVDTDPRAAYFRQAENGMYIRMALLATVLGR, encoded by the exons GAGCCCCGGGTGTTCAACCCCAGTGGTGCTGTCAGGATCACAgctgtagactgtggcattaAGTACAACCAGATCCGCTGCCTGTGTCAGAGAGGGGCCTGTGTCACTGTGGTGCCCTGGGATCACCCACTGGACAGCACAG ATTTTGATGGGCTGTTCATCAGCAACGGCCCTGGGGACCCCCAGTTCTGTACGGAGACCATAGACAACGTgaggaaggtggtgtgtgtggacaacCCCAAGCCTGTGTTTGGTATCTGCCTGGGCAACCAGCTTCTTTCCCTCGCCATCGGAGCAAAAACCTACAAGATGAA GTATGGGAACCGTGGCCATAATCAGCCCTGTATCCACAAGGGCACAGATCGCTGTTTCATCACATCTCAGAACCATGGCTTTGCTGTGGATCCCCTGACCCTGCCACAGGGCTGGGACGTGCTCTTCACCAACGCCAATGACCAGACCAGTGAGGGCATTGTGCACAACACCAAACACATATTCAG TGTCCAGTTCCACCCAGAGCACATGGCAGGCCCCACtgacctggtcagtctgtttGACGTGTTTCTGGACACAGTCAGAGACCACAAGGAGGGCAAGAGTGGCAAACCAG tGAAGCAGAGACTGACAGAGCACCTGACCTATCCTGGATCTACCAATCCGGAGGAATTTGTTCGGCCACGCAAAGTCCTAATCCTGGGTTCTGGAGGCCTCTCCATCGGACAGGCTGGGGAGTTTGACTACTCTGGCTCTCAG GCCATAAAAGCATTGAAGGAGGAGAACATTCAGACTGTGCTCATCAACCCCAACATCGCCACGGTGCAAACCTCCAAGGGTCTGGCTGACAAGGTTTACTTCCTGCCTCTCACCCCGGAGTATGTCACTCAG GTGATAAAGAATGAGCGTCCAGACGGGGTCCTACTGACCTTCGGGGGGCAGACTGCTCTTAACTGCGGGGTGCAGCTGACCAAGAGGGGAGTGCTCAAGAAGTATGCAGTGCGTGTGCTGGGGACGCCGGTGGCTTCCATCGAGATGACTGAGGACAGGAAGATCTTtgtggagaagatggaggagatcAATGAACACGTGGCGCCCAGCGAGGCCGCTGTGTCTGTGGAGCAG GCGGTGGCGGCTGCAGAGCGTATTGGCTACCCTGTCCTGGTGCGCTCTGCCTTTGCCCTGGGCGGACTGGGCTCTGGCTTTGCCAATAACCGGGAGGAGTTGACCTCTCTGGTGACATCTGCCTTCGCCCACACGTCCCAGGTCCTAGTGGACAAGTCCCTGAAGGGCTGGAAAGAGATTGAGTATGAGGTGGTCAGAGACGCCTACGACAACTGTATCACC GTATGTAACATGGAGAACATTGACCCTCTGGGTATCCACACTGGGGAGTCCATCGTGGTGGCGCCCAGTCAGACGCTCAACGACTACGAGTACAACATGTTGAGGAACACCGCCATCAAGGTCATCAGACACCTAGGCATCATTGGAGAGTGTAACATCCAGTACGCCCTCAACCCTGAGTCTGAGCAG TACTACATCATTGAGGTGAATGCCCGTCTGTCTCGGAGCTCAGCTCTGGCCAGTAAAGCTACAGGATATCCTCTGGCCTACGTGGCTGCCAAGCTGGGATTGGGCATCCCGCTACCTGTCCTCAA GAACTCTGTGACCAACCAGACCACAGCTAACTTTGAGCCCAGTCTGGACTACTGTGTGGTGAAGGTCCCTCGCTGGGATCTCAGCAAGTTCCTGCGCGTCAGCACCAAGATAGGTAGCTCCATGAAGAGCGTTG GAGAGGTGATGGCCATCGGCCGCAGCTTTGAGGAAGCCTTCCAGAAGGCTCTACGGATGGTGGATGAGAACTGTGTGGGCTTTGACCACACCATCAAACCAGTGTCTGACGAG GAGCTGCAGACCCCGACAGACAAGCGTATCTTTGTGCTGGCGGCTGCTCTGAGGGCGGGCTATACAGTGGACCGCCTTTACGACCTGACCAAGATCGACCGCTGGTTCCTTCACAAAATGAAGAACATCACGGACCATGAGAAGGTGCTGGAGTCGTACAACCAGGACGAGAGCGCCATGCCTCTGGAGGTGATGAGGAAAGCCAAGCAGCTGGGCTTCTCCGACAAACAGATCGCCCTGGCTGTGCAGAG TACGGAGCTGGCGGTGAGGAAGATGCGTAGAGATTGGAGCATCCTGCCTGTGGTAAAGCAGATCGACACTGTGGCGGCAGAGTGGCCCGCCCACACCAACTACCTGTATCTGACCTATAACGGTACGGAAAACGACCTGGGCTTTGGAGATCCCCATGTCATAGTAATTGGCTCTGGGGTTTACCGCATCGGCAGCAGTGTGGAGTTTGACTGGTGCGCTGTGGGCTGCATTATGGAACTCAGGAAG ATGGGCTATAAAACCATCATGGTGAACTATAACCCAGAGACTGTCAGCACAGACTATGACATGTGTGACCGTCTCTACTTCGATGAGATCTCCTTTGAG gtTGTGATGGACATCTATGAGATGGAGAACCCAGAGGGAGTGATTCTGTCCATGGGGGGCCAGCTGCCCAACAACATCGCCATGTCCCTCCACAGGCAGCAGTGTCGTATATTGGGAACCTCCCCGGAGTTCATCGACTCTGCTGAGAACAGGTTCAAGTTCTCCCGCATGCTGGACACCATCGGCATCAGCCAGCCCCTGTGGAAGGAACTCACTGAGATTGAG tcaGCCATGAAGTTCTGTGAGACTGCGGGCTACCCCTGCCTGGTGCGTCCCTCCTACGTGCTGAGTGGAGCGGCCATGAACGTGGCGTACACAGACAGCGACCTGGAGAAGTACCTTAGCAGCGCTGTGGCCGTGTCCAAGGAATACCCCGTGGTCATCTCAAAGTTCATCCAGGAGGCCAAG GAGATAGACGTGGACGCGGTGGCGTGCGACGGCGTGGTGATGGCCATCGCCGTGTCAGAGCATGTGGAGAACGCCGGGGTGCACTCTGGGGACGCCACCCTGGTCACGCCCCCCCAGGACATCAACCAGAAGACCATGGAGCGTATCAAGATGATCGTCCACGCCATCGGACAGGAACTGCAGGTCACCGGGCCCTTTAACCTGCAGCTCATCGCTAAG GATGACCAGCTGAAGGTGATCGAGTGCAACGTCCGTGTCTCCCGCTCCTTCCCGTTCGTCTCAAAGACTCTGGGAGTGGATCTGGTCGCCCTGGCAACACGCGTCATCATGGGAGAGAAGATGGAGCCCGTGGGCCTGATGAAAGGAGTGGGCATCGTGGGCGTCAAG GTCCCCCAGTTCTCGTTCTCTCGTCTGGCCGGAGCTGATGTGGTGCTGGGGGTAGAGATGACCAGTACTGGGGAGGTGGCCTGCTTTGGAGAGAACAGATACGAGGCCTATCTGAAGGCCATGCTCAGCACAGGCTTCAAGATCCCCAAGAAGAACATTCTGCTCTCCATTGGCAGTTACAAG AACAAGAGTGAGCTGCTGCCTACTGTTCAGGCGCTGGAGAGTCTGGGCTATGACCTGTATGCCAGTCTGGGAACGGCTGACTTCTACACTGAGCATGGAGTCAAG GTGATGGCGGTGGACTGGCCAtttggggaggaggagagtgactgCCCCAACAAGGACAAGCAGAGGAACATCTTGGAATACCTGGAGGACCACCACTTTGACATGGTCATCAACCTCTCCATGAGGAACTCTGGAGGCCGACGCCTCTCCTCTTTCGTCACCAAGGGTTACCGCACCCGCCGCATGGCCATCGACTACTCCGTGCCCCTCATCATTGACATCAAGTGCACCAAGCTGTTTGTCCAG GCGCTGCGTCTGGTTGGCGGCTTCCCGCCCGTCAAGACTCACGTGGACTGTATGACGTCACAGAAGTTGATTCGCCTGCCTG GTCTGATAGATGTGCACGTCCACCTGCGGGAGCCGGGTGCCACCCACAAGGAGGACTTCTCCTCGGGCACAGCGGCTGCCCTGGCAGGGGGCGTCACCATGGTGTGTGCCATGCCCAACACGGCACCTGCCATAATCGACCCCAGCTCCTTCGCCATGGTCCAGAAG CTTGCCAAGGCAGGGTGTCGGTGTGACTATGCCCTTTACGTCGGAGCGGCTTCAGACAACTCTACCATCTTGCCCTCCATCGCTAACTCTGCCGCCGGGCTGAAGATGTATCTGAACGACACCTACTCCACTCTGAAGATGGACAACGTCTCAATGTGGATGGAG CACTTTGAGAAGTGGCCCAAGCACCTGCCAATCGTGGCACACGCAGAGAAGCAGACTGTGGCAGCCGTCTTGATGGTGGCCCAGCTGTACCAGAGAGCTGTTCATATCTGCCATGTGGCCAAGAAGGAGGAG ATCCTGATCATCCGCGCAGCCAAGCAGAAGGGCATCCAGGTGACGTGTGAGGTAGCGCCCCAccacctcttcctgtgtgaggagaATGTGGTGGGCATTGGGGACGGCCGGGCACAGGTCCGCCCTATGCTGGGCACCCGGGAGGACATGGAGGCCCTCTGGGAACACCTGGACATCATTGACTGCTTCGCAACTGACCACG CCCCCCATTCAGTGGAGGAGAAGAACTCAGAGAAGCCCCCACCAGGTTACCCCGGCCTTGAGACCATGCTGCCCCTTCTCCTCACCGCCGTCAGCGATGGGCGCCTCACCATCGACGATATCATCAAGCGCCTGTACGACAACCCCCGCAAAATTTTCTCCCTTCCCGCGCAGGACAACACATATGTAGAG GTGGACCTGGAGCAGGAGTGGGTCATCCCCGAACACATGCAGTTCACCAAGTCCAAGTGGACACCCTTTGAAGGCATGAAGGTGAAAGGCAAGGTCCGCAGAGTGGTGCTCAGAGGAGAGGTGGCCTACATCGACGGACAAGTGCTGGTCCCTCCTGGCTATGGGGAGGATGTGAAGACTTGGCCTgcacccatccccctcctccagcCCCTTGAGCCAGTGAAAGAAGTCCCAAAG ACCCCAGAGCACCCCCGGCTGACCCCTCCATGTGAGGGCATCCGTACATGCGCCCAGAGTCCTCGCCGTCCCACTGGGGACGGCCGCTACATGCTCCCGCCTCGCGTTCACAGGTCCTCTGACCCAGGCATGCCCCCAG CAGCTGAAGATTCAAGGGCGAGACCATTAAGAAGAGCATTTGAAGAAGGTTTCAGAGAAG AGATGGCCCCTGCAGCTGGGGACGGTTACAGCCATCCCCCTCCCCTGGCCAGGATCTTGTCCCCTCGGGCTGAGGCAGCGGCAGGGCAGCCCCTGGCCCACCTCCAGACCTCCCCAGTGCTCCACCCCCTAGTGGGACAACACGTCCTCTCTGTCAGGCAGTTCAGCAAGGAACAG ATCTCTCACATGTTTAACGTGGCCCATACTCTTCGCCTGATGGTTCAGAAAGAGCGAAGCCTGGACATCCTGAAG GGTAAGGTGATGGCTTCCATGTTCTACGAGGTCAGCACACGCACCAGTAGTTCGTTTGCGGCGGCAATGCAGCGTCTGGGTGGCTCCGTGGTCCATTTCTGTGAGGCCACCTCCTCGTCGCAGAAGGGCGAGTCTCTGGCGGACTCGGTCCAGACCATGAGCTGCTACGCTGACGTCCTGGTGCTGCGACACCCCACACCAGGGGCTGTGGAG TCTGCAGCGAGGCACTGCCGGAAGCCGGTGATCAACGCTGGGGACGGGGTCGGGGAGCACCCCACGCAGGCCCTGCTAGATGTGTTCACGATCAGAGAGGAGCTGGGTACGGTCAACGGCATGACG ATCACCATGGTAGGGGACCTGAAGCATGGCCGCACAGTTCATTCCCTGGCCAGGCTGCTGACCCAGTACAGGATCACTCTGCGCTACGTCGCCCCAAAGAATCTCCACATGCCCGCCGAGATCATTGACTTTGTGGCCTCCAAAGGCATCAAGCAG GAAGAGTTTGAGAGTATCGAGGAGGCCCTGCCTGACACTGACGTTCTCTACATGACCAGGATTCAGAAGGAGAGGTTTTCCTCAGAGGAAGAGTACAAAGCG TGCTTCGGTCAGTTCATCCTCAGCCCACACATCATGACTGGAGCGAAGAAGAAGATGGTGGTGATGCATCCTCTACCGAGAGTCAATGAGATCAG TGCGGAGGTGGACACTGATCCTCGTGCTGCCTACTTCCGGCAGGCTGAGAACGGCATGTACATCCGCATGGCCCTCTTGGCCACTGTGCTGGGCAGATGA